The following are encoded together in the Lathyrus oleraceus cultivar Zhongwan6 chromosome 3, CAAS_Psat_ZW6_1.0, whole genome shotgun sequence genome:
- the LOC127125623 gene encoding uncharacterized protein LOC127125623, which translates to MAAHLGNRKFSHLFTLTRFLNSPSFTRPRWIETIAYEESRAHPDKPYTSTAVIIHGFLGSNRNWRSFSRNLLATLSNSSPSSNWRTVLMDMRNHGKSAERKLDPPHNLENAAKDLADLVKAEGWSWPEVVIGHSMGGKVALQFGHSCRSGEYGDSAQWPKQLWVLDSVPAEVNSENKSDEVRNVLKTLESLPSQIPSRKWLVSHLMGLGYSKTLADWIGTNLKKVGDHETWIFDLQSAKEMFDSYWEKSYWSLLENPPKGMEIVIVRAEKSDRWDQEAIERIQKLASQEGTDSAGKVSFCVLPNAGHWVHVDNPKGLLEIVASKMASL; encoded by the exons ATGGCGGCACATCTGGGAAACCGAAAATTTTCACACCTGTTCACTCTAACTCGCTTTCTGAACTCACCGAGTTTCACGCGTCCGAGATGGATTGAAACCATAGCCTACGAAGAATCGCGTGCTCATCCGGATAAACCCTACACCTCCACAGCCGTAATCATCCATGGCTTTTTGGGATCCAACAGAAATTGGAGATCCTTCTCTCGCAATCTCTTGGCCACGCTCTCCAATTCCTCTCCCTCTTCCA ATTGGAGGACGGTGTTGATGGATATGAGGAATCATGGGAAATCGGCGGAGAGGAAGCTGGATCCGCCTCATAATTTGGAGAATGCGGCTAAAGATTTGGCTGATTTGGTAAAGGCTGAAGGTTGGTCTTGGCCTGAGGTTGTTATTGGTCACTCCATGGGTGGAAAAGTGGCTCTACAGTTTGGTCATAGTTGTAGAAGTGGTGAATATGGGGATTCTGCTCAATGGCCTAAACAG CTTTGGGTATTGGATTCTGTCCCGGCAGAAGTGAACTCTGAAAACAAAAGCGATGAAGTCCGCAATGTTTTAAAGACTTTGGAAAGTTTACCGTCACAAATCCCATCTCGAAA GTGGCTTGTGAGTCATTTGATGGGACTTGGTTACTCCAAGACACTCGCAGATTGGATAGGCACCAACCTGAAGAAGGTTGGTGATCATGAGACATGGATATTTGATCTTCAGAGTGCTAAGGAGATGTTCGATTCTTACTG GGAAAAGTCCTATTGGAGTCTATTGGAGAACCCTCCAAAAGGTATGGAAATAGTAATTGTGCGCGCTGAAAAGAGTGATAGATGGGACCAAGAGGCTATCGAGCGGATCCAAAAACTAGCTAGTCAAGAAGGAACCGATTCTGCTGGAAAGGTTTCCTTCTGTGTTCTTCCAAATGCTGGTCATTGGGTTCATGTTGACAACCCAAAGGGACTTCTTGAGATTGTGGCTTCCAAGATGGCATCCCTTTAG